The genomic interval CATGCGGTCCTTGAGGACACCGTTGATCATCTCGGCGTCGCCGTGCATCTTCACCGGGCCCTGGTCGTCCCCGATGATGTCGAGCGAGGAGTAGGACGGCATGACCGTGCCGACGCCCCGCTTCACCGCGTCCTCGAAGGGCGCGAGGTGGACGGCCTCCAGCTCCTGCCGGGTGACCTTGGTGACGCCCTGGTCGGTCGTGTACGAACCGGTGGTGGACGAGCCGTACTCCGTACCGCCGTCCCCGACGTAGTGCTTGGCGGTGGCCAGCACCTTGTCGTTGCGGTCCAGGTCCTTGCCGTCGGCGGCGCCCTGCATGCCCTGGATCACGGTCTCCAGGGACTTCACGAGGGCCGGGTCCTCACCGTAGGACTCGTAGGAGCGGCCCCAGCGCTCGTCGCGCGAGACGCAGAGGCAGGGCGCGAAGTCCCACGGGACGCCGGTCGCGCGGACCTCGCTCGCGGTGACGGCACCGGTCTTCTCGGCCAGCTTCGGGTCGCGCGTGGCGCCGAGGCCGACGTTGTGCGGCATGACCGTCGAGCCGACCAGGTTGTTGTGGCCGTGCACCGCGTCCACGCCGTAGATCAGCGGGATCTGGAAGCGGGTGGCCTGGGCGCGCAGCTGGTAGCCGTCGATCATCTTGGCCCACGCCTCGGGGGTGTTGGGCGAGGGGACCGAGCCGCCGCCGGAGAGCAGCGAGCCGAGGTCGTACGTGGCGATGTCGCCCTGCGAGGAGAGCGCGTTGCGCTCGGCCTGGGTCATCTGGCCGGCCTTCTCGGCGGGCGACATCCGGGCGAGCAGGTCCGCGACGCGCTGCTTCACCGGCAGCTTGGCGTTCTGGTACGGGAGCCCGTGGGCGTCGATGACGGCCTGCGGGTTCTCCTTCGGCGGCCGGGCGCCGGTGACCGTCAGCTCCAGCGGGACGGTCTTGGCGGCGGCGGCGCCGGAGACCTTCTTCGTCGCGACCCTCACCTGGTGGGTGGTGCCGGACGCGGTGCCCGCCGGGAAGGTGTACGTGCCGCTGACCGGCGTGTAGTCGGTGCCGGGCTTGGCCGTGCCGCCCTTCGTCTCGTACGCGACGGTGACGGGCTCGTCCAGCGGGACGGACCCGGTCGTGGTGAGCGTGAAGCCGAGGGACGCGGAGGCGCCCTGCTTCACCGGGACCACCGCCGCGTCGGTGACGACGCTCGCCTTCAGGGCCGCGTCGGCCTTGCCGTACAGCTCGACGCCGTCCATGGCGAACGTGCCGGGGGCGCCGGTCGGCAGGGTGAGGGCGTACCCCCACATCTCGTTCAGGCCGAGGACCTGGTCGATGCCGCCGACGGGCTGGTAGTCGCCCCGGTAGGCGAAGTCGGCGAACGGGATCTCGACGAGGTGCCAGCCCTCCCAGTCGTCGGTGAACGAGGTGGTCCACAGCTCGGACGCCTCGCCGTTGGCGCCGCCGTCCTTGATCTCGAAGTTGATCCGCTTGCCCGAACCGGGCGGCAGGGGCGCGGTGTTCTGGCCGTACCACCAGAAGCGGATGCCCTTGTGGGCGGACCAGTCGTGCGGCTGCGCGTCGGCGGCGTAGTCGTGGCTGAAGCCGCCGTAGCCGCTGATGTCGTAGGTGCCTTCGAGGACCTTGGCGCCCTCGGGGGCGTCGGACCGGTCCTTCAGCGCCAGGGTGGGCGGGTCGTCGGCGTCGCCGCCCCAGGTGAAGATGCCCTCGGCCGGCTGGCCGGCGAAGGGCACCTCCCCTCGAAGCGGTCGACGGCGACCGGTGCCGGTTCGTCGGCGGCCGGTGCCGCCGTGGACGGGACGGCGCCGGCGAGCAGGCCGGCCACCACGGTGGCGGCGGCCAGCACGGCGGTCGCGGGTCTCGCCCGGCGGCGGGTGCGGGGTGGCATCTGTGCGGCTCCTTCGTACGGTGGCCGCGCGCGGCCCGGCGGGGGTGCCGGGCCGTGCGCGGGACGCGGGTGGTACGGGAAGGTGACGTGCCTGTGGGGGGTGGTGGTGCGTGGGGGTGTCTCTGGGCCGGGTCCGGGGGCGCTACTTCTTCTGCTCCACCCGCACCCAGTCGATCTCCGCCTTGACGCCGCCCTGCGCGACCCGGTCGACGCTGGACTGCGGAAGGCCCCAGTACGGGCTGGTGACCTTGTTCCACCCGGCGGGGTACGCGCCGCCGAGCGCCAGGTTGAGGATCACGTACTGGTTGTGGTCGAAGACCCATTTGCCGCGCGTGGACTCCAGCTTGGAGCGGGAGGTCGTCTGCACGACGCGGTCGTCCACCGTGAACGTCATGCCCTCGGGCGTCCACTCGACGCCGTAGGTGTGCCACTGGTCGGCCCGGCCGCCGTTCGCGTACGTCTGCTGCTTGCCGATGTTGCCGTCGGCGGAGTAGCCGGGGCCGTGCAGGGCGGAGCTGGTCCAGTCGCCGTAGCCGATGTTCTCCATGATGTCGGTCTCGCCCGAGCCGGGCCAGGACACGTCCGGGTTGTCGACGTCGCTGCCGAGCATCCAGAAGGCCGGCCAGAAGCCGTCACCGACCGGCAGCTTCATGCGGGCGCTGACCTTGCCGTAGGTGAAGTCGAACTTGGTGTTGGTGTCGATGCGGCCCGAGGTGAAGTCGAAGGTCCCGGCGGGCGTCCGGGTGCAGCCCTTGCAGTACTTCGACTGGAGGACCAGGGAGCCGTTCTCGGTACGGATGTTGTCCGCCGAGTCGACGTACGCCTGGGACTCCCCGTTGACCGGGTTCATCTCCGTGCCGGTGCGCACGACCCGCCATTTGCTGCGGTCGAGTCCCGAGCCGGTGAAGTCGTCGAAGAAGGTGGTGGTGTAGGCGCCGCCCGGGTTCTTGGGGAGGGCCGGGTAGGCGGCGTTCGCGCTGCCGCCGGTGCCCCACACCTGGAACTCGTAGAGGGAGTAACCGAATTGGGCGGTGGCGGGCGCGGGGTTGTAGAACGAGCGCCGCTCGACACCCAGCATCCGGACGTAGCGGCCGGTCGCCGGGGTGGGCAGCTTGACGGTGTCGTGCCGTCCGACGGCGTCGCCGGGCGACTTGACGTCCGCGCGGCGGGCGGCGACCTCCGAGGCGGACGGCTGGTAGACGGTGCGCCAGGTGCGGTTGTCGTCGGAGACCTGGATGCGGTAGTCGACGGCGTAGGCCGCCTCCCAGTACAGGTCCACGGTGTCGATGGTGGAGGTGGCCCCGAGGTCGACGCCCACCCAGCGGTTGGCGTTCCAGTCGCTGGACCAGCGGGACTGGTCGGCCTTCAGGTCGGCGGGCCATCCCCCGTCGGTGACGAAGGCCGGGGAGTTGCCCGCGTGCTGGTAGAAGTCGCCGTACGCGGGGTGGTTGAGGGCGAGGTTGGTGCGGGTGGTGGAGGCCGGGGCGGGCTCTCCTCCGTACACCTTGAAGGAGTACAGCGAGTAGCCCCAGGGGGTGGCGCGCTGGATGCCGCGCATCCGGACGTAGCGGCCGGTGACCTCCTGCGGGTAGGTGTGCGCGGTGACGCTGCCGCCGGTGCCGTCGTCCTCGGTGTAGAAGGTGGTCCAGTCGGTGCCGTTCCTCGACACCTCCAGGACGTACTTCTTGCCGTAGGCGGCCTCCCAGTCGAGGGTGACGCTGCTGACGCGGATGACGGAGCCGAGGTCGACGCGGATCCAGGCGTTGTCCGCGAAGTCGCTGGACCAGCGGGTGGTGCCGTTGCCGTCGGCCGCCGCCCCCGGTCCGGAGGCGGCGTTCTCGCTGCCGGAGGCGGTGACGGCGCCCGGGTTCGCCGTGTACGCGGCGGCGGCCCGGTCGGTGTCCCAGGCCGCGGCCTGCGCCGCCGCCGGCTTGGGGACCGGGGCGGCGAAGGCCATGGGGGCGGCGAGGGCGATCAGAGCGGCGGTGGTGGCTGCCAGGGTCGTACGAGAGGGCATGGTGGGGCTCCCGTTCGAATCAGTGAGGGTGACGCGGCCACGCGCGGCGGTGGGGCTATGAGGCGTCGCGGGTGAGCCGGATGGTGTCGCGGTACCACTTGGCGCTGTCCTTGAGCGTCCGCACCTGCGTGTCGTAGTCGACGCGGACGATGCCGAACCGCTTGTCGTAGCCGTAGGACCACTCGAAGTTGTCCATCAGCGACCAGGCGAAGTAGCCCCGCACGTCCGCACCTTGGGCGCGGGCGGCGGCGACGGCGGCGATGTGGTCGGCGAGATAGGTGGTGCGGTCGGCGTCGTGGATCTCGCCGTCCTCGGAGACGGTGTCGTCGAAGGCGGCGCCGTTCTCCGTGATGACCGTCGGGAGGCCGTAGTCCTTCTCCAGACGGACGAGCAGGTCGGTGAGGGCGGTGGGGGTGATCTCCCAGTCCATGGCGGTACGCGGCAGATCGCGCTCCACCTGGCGGGTGACGGGCAGCCCCTCCGCGTCCGTGGTCGCGCCGTCCTCCGTGACGCCGGAGAACAGCGAGCCCCGGTAGAAGTTGACCCCGAGCACGTCCAGCGGCGTCGAGATCGCGGCCAGGTCGCCCTCCTGGACGGGCAGTTCGATGCCCTGGGCGGCGAGGTCGGCGACGATGTCCTCGGGGTAGCCGCCCTTGACGACCGGGTCCAGGTAGAGCCGGGCGCCCAGGCCGTCGGCGCGGCGGCACGCCTCCGCGTCCTCGGGGCTGTCGGTCTCCGGGGTGGCGGTGCCCAGGTTGAGGGTGATGCCGAGTTCGAGGTCGTTGCCCCGGGCGGCGGCCTGCTCGCGCAGGTACTGCGAGGCGAGTCCGTGGCCGAGGAGCAGGTGGTGCACGGCGTGGATGGCCTCGCCGAAGTTCTGCCGGCCCGGCGCCTGGCCGCCGTAGGCGTAGCCGAGCATCGCGGAGCACCAGGGCTCGTTGAGCGTGGTCCAGTGCGTGACCCGGTCGCCGAACGCGTCGTAGGCCAGCGCGGCGTACTCGGCGAAGCGGTACGCGGTGTCGCGCACCGGCCAGCCGCCCGCGTCCTCCAGCTCCTGCGGCAGGTCCCAGTGGTAGAGGGTGACCCAGGGGGTGACGCCCTTGGCCTCCAGCTCGTCCAGCAGGCGCTTGTAGAAGTCGAGGCCCTTGGCGTTGGCCGGGCCCCGGCCGCCCGGCTGGATGCGCGGCCAGGCCAGCGAGAAGCGGTACGTGTCGACGCCGAGGTCCGCGATGAGCTGCACGTCCTCCGGCATGCGGTGGTAGTGGTCGCACGCCACGTCGCCGTTCTCGCCGCGGACGACCATGCCCGGCACCCGGCAGTACGTGTCCCAGATGGACGGCGTTCTGCCGTCCTCGGCCGCCGCGCCCTCGATCTGGTACGCGGCTGTGGCGACGCCCCAGCGGAAGCCGGCGGGCAGACCGGGTACGGCCTGGGCGGCGATCTCGCGGGCGTATGCCTGGGGGGTGACGAGGTTCATGGTTCTCCTGTGGTGTGCGTTGCTCGGGGCGGCGGCCGGCGGGGGCTAGGGCCTGACGGCGGCGGTGGCCGGGGCCTCGTGGTGGAGCCAGCAGGCCACCGAGCGGGAGCCGTCCGCCCCGGGCGCCGCGAGCACCGGGACGTGGGTGTCGCAGCCCTCGACCTTCTTGGCGCAGCGGGGGTGGAAGGCGCAGCCGGTGGGCATCGCCGAGAGGTGCGGGGGCGAGCCGGGGATGCCGCTGAGTTCGCGGCGGGGGCCGTGCAGCGCGGGGAAGGAGTGCAGCAGCCCGGCGCTGTACGGGTGGTGCGGGTCGCGGTAGATCTCGGAGGCACCGGCCTGCTCCACGATCCGGCCGCCGTACATGATCGCGATCCGGTCGGAGAACTCGATCAGCAGCGAGATGTCGTGGGTGATGAAGACGACCGAGAAGCCCAGCTCCTCGCGGAGCCGGACCAGCTGGCGCAGGATCTGCCGCTGCATGACCACGTCGAGCGCGGTGGTCGGCTCGTCCATGATGACGATCTCGGGTTCCAGGGCGAGCGCCATCGCGATCATCACGCGCTGGCGCATGCCGCCGGACAGCTGGTGCGGGTAGGCGCCGAGCCGGTCCGGGGAGATCCCGACGAGGCTGAGCAGCTCCCGGGCCCGGGCGGTGCGGTCGGCCTTCTTCATCTCCGGGCGGTGCGCCTGGAGTACGTCGGTGAGCTGGGCGTGCACCGTGTAGACGGGGTTCAGGGAGTTCATCGCGCCCTGGAAGACGATGGACAGCTCCTGCCAGCGGAAGGCGCGCAGCTCGGCCGCCGACATGGCGAGCAGGTCCATGGCCTCGCCGTCGCGCCCGTGGTAGTGGACCTCGCCGCCGGTGATGACGCCGGGCGGGGAGAGGAGCCGGGTGACCGCGTAGGCCAGGGTGGACTTGCCGGAGCCGGACTCGCCGGCCAGGCCGAGGACCTCGCCGCGGTGCAGGGTGAGGTCGATGTCGCGCAGGGCGTGCACGGCGTCGGCGCCGGTCCCGTAGTCCACGTTGAGGCCGCTGATGGTGAGGACGGGCTCGCTCATGAGCGGGTCTCCTTGTGGCGCGGGGTGGTGCTGCCGGGGCGGGCCACCGGGGTGAAGCCGACGCGCATCTTGACCTTCTTGGAGCCGCCGGTCTCGGTGCGCAGGCGCGGGTTGACGAATTCGTCGATGCCGAAGTTGATCAGGGCGAGGGACATGCCGAGCAGGGCGATGCAGAGCCCGGCCGGGACGAACCACCACCAGGCGCCCTGGGCCAGTGCCTGGCTGGACTGCGCCCAGAACAGGACGGTCCCCCAGTTCCAGTTCGAGATGTCGGCGACGCCGATGAAGGCGAGGGTGATCTCGGAGAGGATCGCGAAGATGACCGTGCCGACGAAGCCGGAGGCGATGACGGCGGTGAGGTTCGGCATCACCTCGAAGAGGATGATCCGCCAGGTCGGTTCGCCCGTGGCGCGGGCCGCCTCCACATAGTCGCGGCGGCGCAGCGACAGGGTCTGGGCGCGCAGGACGCGGGCGCCCCAGGCCCAGGAGGTGAGGGCGATGACGAAGGCGATGAGCAGGTCGCCGGCGTCCGTGACGAAGCTGGCGATGATGATGATCAGCGGCAGTCCGGGGATCACCAGGAAGACGTTGGACAGCAGCGACAGCGCCTCGTCGGCCAGTCCGCCGAGGAAGCCGGCGGTGACGCCGATCAGCACGGACAGGGCGGTGGCGAGGATGCCCGCGACGAAGCCGACGACGAGCACGCCCCGGGTGCCGACCAGGATCTGCGAGAGCACGTCCTGACCGGTCTGCGTGGTGCCGAACCAGTGCGAGCCGGAGGGGGCCTCCAGCAGGTCCTGGCTCATCGCGCTGGGGTCGTACGGGGCGATCCACGGGCCGATGATCGCGATCAGCACGAAGAAGAGCAGGATGCCCAGGCCGATGGCGGTCTTCCGGCCGCGCAGGAACCGGAACTTGCGCTTGCTCGCTGCCGGGGTTTCGACGGCATCGAGTACGGCGACCTCGGTGGCGGTGACGGCCATGGCCCTACGCCTCCCTTCGGGTACGGGGGTCGAGGAGCATGTAGAGGACGTCGGCGAGGAGGTTCGCCGCCAGGACGGAGAGCGTGATGATGAGGAAGATGCCCTGCATGAGGGGGTAGTCCTTGGCGCCCACGCCCTGGAAGAGCTGGTAGCCGATGCCCGGGTAGGAGAAGACCATCTCCACCAGGAGCGTGCCGCCGACGATGAAGCCGAGCGAGAGGGCGAACCCGGAGATGTTGGGCAGGATCGCGTTGCGTGCCGCGTAACCGAACATCACCCGGCGCTCGGAGAGGCCCTTGGCCTGGGCGACCATGACGTAGTCCTCGCTGGACACCGTCACCATCATGTTCCGCATGCCGAGGATCCAGCCGGCGACCGCGCTGAGGACGATCGTGAAGCCGGGCAGCACCCCGTGGTAGAGCGCGCTGGAGATGAACGGCCAGTCGAAGGCGGGCACCAGCGAGTTGTCGTAGCCGCCGTCGGCCGGGAAGAGCGGCCACTTCACGGCGAACAGCGAGATGGCGATGAGCCCGAGCCAGAAGTACGGGATGGACGAGATGAAGGTGGTGACGGGCAGCAGGTTGTCCATCCAGGAGCCGCGCCGCCAGCCCGTGAAGACGCCGATGCCGGTGCCGAGCAGGAAGCTGATCAGCGTGGTGATGCCGACGAGCGCCAGCGTCCAGGGCAGCGACTGCGCGATGACCTCGCTGACCGGGGTCGGGAAGAAGGTGAACGACAGGCCGAGGTCGCCGTGGAAGAGGTGCGCCCAGTAGTCGGTGTACTGCTCCCAGAGGGACTGCTTCTTGTCGAGCCCGAAGAGGGCCCGCAGCGAGTCGATGGCGTCGGTGTCCAGCTGGCCCTGGAAGCGGGCGATGAGCGCCTGGACGGGGTCGCCGGGCATCAGGCGCGGGATGAGGAAGTTGATCGTGATGGCGGCCCAGGCCGTGACCAGGTAGAAGGCGAGCCGTTGGAGCAGGAACTTCACTTCGCAGCCTCCTTCTCGTGGTCGTCGGTGCGGGCGGTGCCGGTGCCGTCGTAGAGCCAGCAGGCGGCCCACTGGCCGTCGGCCAGGTCGAACCGGGGCGGCAGCTCGGTGCGGCAGCGCTCCATCGCCTTGGGGCAGCGGGGGTGGAAGCGGCAGCCGGCGGGCGGGTCGATGAGCGACGGGGGCTCGCCGGTGCCCTGGTCCTCCGGCTCGTCCCCGGCGGCCTGCCGGTCGGGGTGCGGCGCGGAGGCGATGAGCAGCTGGGTGTAGGGGTGTGCGGGGCGCTGCGTGACGGTCTCGCTGTCACCGCCCTCGACTATGCGGCCCGCGTACATCACCAGGGTGGTGTCCGCGAAGTAGCGGGCGGACGCGATGTCGTGGGTGATGTAGAGGATCGCGAGGTGGAGCCGGTCCTTGAGGTCCTTGAGCAGGTTGAGCACCCCGAGCCGGATGGACACGTCCAGCATCGAGACCGGCTCGTCGGCCAGGAGGACCTGGGGGTCGGCGCCGAGCGCGCGGGCGATGGCCACGCGCTGGCGCTGACCGCCCGACAGCTCGTGCGGGAACTTGTCCAGGTACTGATGAGGAGGAGTCAGCTGGACGCGGTTCAGCAGAGCGGTCAGGTTCTGTTCCAGTTCCGCCTCGCCGCTGCCCGCCCGGCCGTGGATCTTCAGCGACCGGGTCAGGTGGTAGCGCACGGTGTGCACGGGGTTCAGCGAGGCGAACGGGTCCTGGAAGATGAGCTGGACCCGGCGTACGTAACTGCGGAAGGACCGGCCACGTCCGGCCTTCACCGGCTGCCCGTTCAGGTGGATCTCGCCCGAGGTGAGCGGATACAGCTGCGCGAGCAGTCTGGCGACGGTGGACTTCCCGGAGCCCGACTCCCCCACCAGTGCCGTGACGGTGCCGCGCCGCAGTTGCAGCGAGGCGTCGTCCACGGCGTGGACGGTACGGCGCGTGCGCGCGAGGAGGTCTCGGGCGTTGCGCCGCACGGCGAAGTGCTTGGTGACTCCGCGTGCTTCGAGCACGATGTGGTTGTTCTCTGGCTGTTCAGACATGGCCGGTACCTGATCCCTGCTGTACTACTTGGCGGGCTTGAGATTCAGCACGACTTCCAGCGAGGTGCGCTGGGTGTGCTGCGGGTCCGCGTACGGGTTGTCCTCGGTGGGCCAGCCCACCCAGTTCTTCGTGGAGTACTCCGCGCCGACGGGCGCCGCCGCGGTCGGGATCATCGGCGCCTGCTCGACCATGATCTTCTGGAGGGTGTCCATCGCCTGCTTGCGGGCGGTGTCCGTGGTGGCCTGGGCGAAGTCCTTCAGCGCCTCGGTGGCCTCGGTGCTCTTGAAGCGGCCGAAGTTGCCGGACTGGGACGGCTTGCCGATGGGCTGGAGCAGGGCCCCGTCCATGATGTTCTGGTACATGTCGTACGGGGTCGCGCCGCTGTTGGTCCAGTGCAGGGTGGCGTCGAAGTTGCCGTTGGCGACGTCCGCGTTCCAGGAGTCGGCGGTCTGCGTCTTGACCTTGGCGTCGATGCCGATCTTCTTGAAGTTGTCCTTGATGATCGACAGGCCGGTGATGTAGTCGTTCCAGCCGGCCGGGTCGGTGAGGGTGAGCTTCACCGGCTTGCCGTCCGGGTCCTTGAGGACGCCGCCGCTGAGCGTGAAGCCGGCCTTCTCCAGGACCTGCTTGGCACCGTCGACGTCCGGCTTGGTGCTGGCCTTCTTGTACTCGTCGGAGATGAAGGACTCACCGGCGGGCAGCGGGATGCCGGTGGGGTTGGTGATCTCCGGGTAGAGCGTCGCCTCGGCCTGGGTGTAGATGGCGTTGCGGTCGACGACCATCGCCATGGCCTTGCGGAGCGCCGCGTTGTCGAACGGCTTGCGCGCGGTGTTGATCCACAGGCCGTGGATGCCGAGGCCCGAGGGGAACCACAGCTTGTGGTTCTTCGGGTCCTTGTCGATGAACAGCTTCTTGAAGTCCGGCATGAAGACGAACGACCACTCCAGCTTGCCGCTGGCCAGCGCGGTGGTCGCCGCGTTGTTGTCGTTGTAGGTGCTGTAGCGCAGCTCCTTGACCTTGGTCGAGCCCTTCCAGTAGGTGGGCGTCGCGGTCAGGGTGGTGGTCTGCGGCGTGAAGGTCTTCAGCTTGTACGGGCCCGAGCCGACGGGGTTCCGGTTCGGCCAGGTCTCCGGGTTCTTGACCTTCTCCCAGATGTGCTTCGGCACGATGTACTGCTGGAGGATCTTGTTCTGGTTGACGTACTGCGAGCTGTTGAAGGTCAGGATGACCTTCTTGTCCTTGACCTCGACACCGCCCCACTGGATGCCGTCGGCGTTGAGCGCCGGGTGCTTCTTCAGCAGGTTGAAGGTGTAGGCCACGTCGTCGGCGGTCAGCGGCTTGCCGTCGGCCCACTTGGCGCGCTCGTCGATGGTGAGGGTGACCTTCTGGAAGTTGAGGTCCCACTTCCAGTCGGTCGCCAGCCACGGGTCGGGCTTGTCGGCGGGCCGGATCTGGCTGACCATCGCCAGCGGCTCGTAGATCATCCAGCGGTAGCCGAGGGTGGCGCCGGCCGAGGTGTTGAGGAACGGGTTGCTGTTGTTCGTCTGCGGCCCGTCCGGCTTGCCGATGTTCAGGACGCCCGAAGCGGCGCTGCCGCCGTTCTTGTTGTGGTTCGAGTTGGCCGAGGAACAGCCTGCGGCGAGTGCGACCACGGCGGTGGCGAGCGCGGCGGCTCTCAGCGTGTGACGGCGTGCGGACATAACGACTCCAGGAGGGACTGGCGGGTCTTGGGATCCGGAAACGGGCAGCGCTGGGCGCGCCTTGGTACGGCTGTGCGGGTGGTGCGGGTGCGGTGTGTGGGCCTGGGGGTGCCCTTGTCCGCTAGGGCGCCGAGTGGCGCACGACCAATTCGGTGGGGAGCACGACCGGGGTGTCCGGTGCGAGCGTGCCGCCCAGGTGGGAGAGGAGCATCCGAGCGGCCATCTCACCCATCTGCCGGGTGGGCTGGCGCACGGTGGTCAGGGGCGGTTCGGTGTGCTCGGACATCGGGATGTCGTCGAAGCCGACGACCGCGATGTCCCCGGGCACGGTCTTCCCCGCGGCGCGCAACGCCCGCAGCACACCTGCCGCGGTGATGTCGTTGTGGGCGAAGACCGAGTCGAACTCCGTGCCCGACGCGAGGAGTTCCTCCACGGCGAGCCGGCCGGAGCGTTCGGTGAAGTCCCCGAGGACGACGTGCTCCGTAGGGAGGACCGAGACGAACCCGGCCAGCCGGTCGCGTACGCAGCCGAAGTGCTCGGGTCCGGTGATCACGACGGGCCTGGTGCGGCCGGCGTCCCGCAGATGACGGGCGGCCGACGCGCCTCCTTCGTGGTTGGTGGTCACGACGGAGGGGAATTCGGGGTGGTGGCCGCGATCGTCGATGAGCACGATCGGCAGGCCGCCGCGGTGCAGTTCCGTGAGGTGGTCCAGGGTGTTCTCGGGTTCCACCACCACCAGCCCGTCGAAGGCCCGCGCCGACACCTGGCTGGTGAAGCGCTCGACGGACTCGGCCCCGCGGTTGCAGGTGAACAGCAGCAGCCCGTAGTCGGCGGCCTCGACGGTGTCGACCACGCCCTGGAGCAGTTCGCCCATCCAGGGCCAGGTCAGCGAGGGCACCAGCATGCCGACCGTACGGCTGCTGCCGCGGGCCAGACCGACGGCGCCCGAGCTGGGCACGTAACCGAGCTGCGCGATCACTTCGCGAACGCGCGCGGCCGTCGAACCGTCCACCTCTCCCTTGGTGTTGATGACCCGGGACACGGTCGTCTTGCTGACGCCGGCCTCGCGGGCGACATCAGCGATGGTGACGCGCATCGGGGCCTCCAGGACACAACGGGACAGATGAGAACGGCCGCAACGGCCGACGATGGAACCGGTACCGCAACCGGTTCCGGAACCGGTACCGGCGTTGGTGGCGTGAGTTAACCCCGCAGAAACAACGCCGTCAATACTTCACGTCGAGATTGGTCCGTACCCATCTGATAACGAGAAGAACACGGTCCTTACGTTCAACTCCTGAACGCAGAGACCTCTTGACGCGGGCACGCGAATCCCGTTCACTCAGTCCCCGTACGGGGCCGTACACGCGAACGCCCCCGTCCGCCCTGCCGGTTGAGGCGGGCGGACGGGGGCGGGCGTGTGCGGGAGACGGCCCCGTGCGGGTCAGTCGGTCGGTTCGAGGCCGGCGCGCAGCAGACCGTAGGTGTACGCGTCCTCCAGCGCCTGCCAGGACGCGGAGATGATGTTCTCGGCGACGCCCACGGTCGACCACTCGGCGGTCCCGTCACCGGTGGTGATCAGGACGCGGGTGGTCGAGTCGGTGCCGGTACGGCCCTCCAGGATGCGGACCTTGTAGTCCGTCAGCTCCAGCTTGGCCAGC from Streptomyces drozdowiczii carries:
- a CDS encoding ABC transporter substrate-binding protein; the protein is MSARRHTLRAAALATAVVALAAGCSSANSNHNKNGGSAASGVLNIGKPDGPQTNNSNPFLNTSAGATLGYRWMIYEPLAMVSQIRPADKPDPWLATDWKWDLNFQKVTLTIDERAKWADGKPLTADDVAYTFNLLKKHPALNADGIQWGGVEVKDKKVILTFNSSQYVNQNKILQQYIVPKHIWEKVKNPETWPNRNPVGSGPYKLKTFTPQTTTLTATPTYWKGSTKVKELRYSTYNDNNAATTALASGKLEWSFVFMPDFKKLFIDKDPKNHKLWFPSGLGIHGLWINTARKPFDNAALRKAMAMVVDRNAIYTQAEATLYPEITNPTGIPLPAGESFISDEYKKASTKPDVDGAKQVLEKAGFTLSGGVLKDPDGKPVKLTLTDPAGWNDYITGLSIIKDNFKKIGIDAKVKTQTADSWNADVANGNFDATLHWTNSGATPYDMYQNIMDGALLQPIGKPSQSGNFGRFKSTEATEALKDFAQATTDTARKQAMDTLQKIMVEQAPMIPTAAAPVGAEYSTKNWVGWPTEDNPYADPQHTQRTSLEVVLNLKPAK
- a CDS encoding LacI family DNA-binding transcriptional regulator, with the translated sequence MRVTIADVAREAGVSKTTVSRVINTKGEVDGSTAARVREVIAQLGYVPSSGAVGLARGSSRTVGMLVPSLTWPWMGELLQGVVDTVEAADYGLLLFTCNRGAESVERFTSQVSARAFDGLVVVEPENTLDHLTELHRGGLPIVLIDDRGHHPEFPSVVTTNHEGGASAARHLRDAGRTRPVVITGPEHFGCVRDRLAGFVSVLPTEHVVLGDFTERSGRLAVEELLASGTEFDSVFAHNDITAAGVLRALRAAGKTVPGDIAVVGFDDIPMSEHTEPPLTTVRQPTRQMGEMAARMLLSHLGGTLAPDTPVVLPTELVVRHSAP